Proteins from one Desulfonema limicola genomic window:
- a CDS encoding cell division ATP-binding protein FtsE, with protein MQLFHVYKCYGTYNALTDITFDVADNEFLFISGPSGAGKTTLLKLLYMGETASQGNIIIDGLNLSRISRSRIPFLRRKFGIIFQDYKLIPTKTAYENIALVVEAVGTRHNLIKKKVNSLLRTVGMDEKSGALPKSLSGGEQQRIAVARAIAGNPKIIIADEPTGSLDAESADKIMSLLKQYHSRGATVIIATHDTGQIRKTGGRVIILKQGQLEVSTIIPKLD; from the coding sequence GTGCAATTATTCCATGTTTACAAATGTTATGGCACTTATAATGCTTTAACTGATATTACCTTTGATGTGGCTGATAATGAATTCCTTTTTATAAGCGGCCCAAGCGGAGCAGGTAAAACTACATTATTGAAACTGCTCTATATGGGTGAGACTGCTTCCCAGGGTAATATTATTATAGACGGCCTGAACCTTTCGCGGATTTCACGCAGCCGCATACCTTTTCTCCGAAGAAAATTCGGTATAATATTTCAGGATTATAAGCTTATTCCTACAAAAACTGCTTATGAAAATATTGCCCTTGTAGTGGAAGCAGTTGGAACCAGACATAATCTTATAAAAAAAAAGGTAAACAGCCTGTTAAGAACTGTGGGCATGGATGAAAAATCAGGTGCATTGCCCAAGAGCCTGTCAGGGGGAGAGCAGCAGCGTATTGCAGTAGCAAGAGCCATTGCCGGAAACCCTAAAATTATAATTGCAGATGAACCAACAGGGAGTCTGGATGCAGAATCTGCTGATAAAATCATGAGCCTGCTGAAACAATATCACAGCAGGGGAGCAACTGTTATTATTGCAACTCATGATACAGGGCAAATAAGAAAAACAGGCGGCAGGGTTATTATTCTCAAGCAGGGGCAGCTGGAAGTTTCAACAATTATTCCGAAATTAGATTAA